One Leifsonia shinshuensis DNA window includes the following coding sequences:
- a CDS encoding cation diffusion facilitator family transporter — MSSGTHAGHEHGHPHEHGHPHEHGHPHDHDHDHDHDHEHDHHHPTGFKGFLYGLFVPHSHDAADSIDDALEASSEGVRALKISLFVLLGTTLLQAVIVAFSGSVALLADTVHNFSDALTAVPLWIAFVLGRRVASRRYTYGYGRAEDLAGLFIIAVVALSAVIAAWQSIDRFFHPHPLENLGWVVVAGLIGFAGNEAVAIYRIRVGQRIGSAALVADGVHARIDGFTSLAVVIGAIGVMLGFPLADPIVGLLISAAIIVLLWGTVRSIGRRLLDGIEPELVGRLEHALEDTPGVTAVPRVQLRWIGHRLHGSARLTVDAATLADAQRIAEAARGHATAHLRNLDDLQLELVPATATQQP, encoded by the coding sequence ATGAGCAGCGGGACGCACGCCGGGCACGAGCACGGGCATCCGCACGAGCACGGGCATCCGCACGAGCACGGGCATCCGCACGACCACGACCACGACCACGACCACGACCACGAGCACGACCACCACCACCCGACCGGCTTCAAGGGCTTCCTCTACGGCCTGTTCGTCCCGCACTCGCACGACGCAGCCGACTCCATCGACGACGCCCTGGAGGCCAGCAGCGAGGGCGTCCGCGCGCTGAAGATCAGCCTGTTCGTGCTCCTCGGCACCACGCTGCTGCAGGCGGTCATCGTCGCCTTCAGCGGGTCCGTCGCCCTGCTCGCCGACACCGTGCACAACTTCTCCGACGCGCTCACCGCCGTGCCGCTCTGGATCGCCTTCGTGCTCGGCCGTCGCGTCGCCTCCCGCCGCTACACCTACGGCTACGGGCGCGCGGAGGACCTCGCCGGGCTCTTCATCATCGCCGTGGTCGCGCTGTCCGCGGTCATCGCCGCCTGGCAGTCGATCGACCGCTTCTTCCACCCGCACCCGCTGGAGAACCTCGGCTGGGTGGTCGTCGCCGGCCTGATCGGCTTCGCCGGCAACGAGGCGGTCGCGATCTACCGCATCCGCGTCGGCCAGCGGATCGGCTCCGCCGCCCTGGTCGCCGACGGCGTCCACGCGCGCATCGACGGCTTCACGTCGCTGGCCGTCGTGATCGGCGCGATCGGCGTCATGCTCGGCTTCCCGCTCGCCGACCCGATCGTCGGCCTCCTCATCTCCGCGGCGATCATCGTGCTGCTCTGGGGCACCGTCCGCAGCATCGGCCGCCGCCTCCTCGACGGCATCGAGCCCGAGCTGGTCGGCCGGCTGGAGCACGCGCTCGAGGACACGCCCGGCGTGACCGCCGTGCCGCGCGTCCAGCTCCGCTGGATCGGGCACCGCCTGCACGGCAGCGCCCGGCTGACCGTCGACGCCGCGACCCTCGCCGACGCCCAGCGCATCGCCGAGGCCGCCCGGGGGCACGCGACCGCGCACCTCCGGAACCTGGACGACCTCCAGCTGGAGCTCGTGCCGGCGACCGCGACGCAGCAGCCATGA